A genomic segment from Janibacter sp. DB-40 encodes:
- a CDS encoding protein phosphatase 2C domain-containing protein — translation MSTPGEVGRRLRFGSATDTGRVRDHNEDAVLAEGTVFVVADGMGGHAAGEVASGIVVETMRELVGRDGLTTAEVTGQVLQANERILASVAAHPEQRGMGTTATGLVLVTHEDRAQWAVFNVGDSRAYRLLGDDLGRVTVDHSEVQELVDAGIITAAEAQVHPARNVVTRSLGAPLAHDPDLWVVPLTPGERFLVCSDGLTNEVADEQVRAILQAHPEPRDAADELVRAAVAAGGRDNVSVVVVALDDADVDAELAGDR, via the coding sequence GTGAGCACCCCGGGCGAGGTGGGCAGGCGCCTGCGGTTCGGCAGCGCCACGGACACCGGCCGGGTCCGTGACCACAACGAGGACGCGGTGCTGGCCGAGGGCACGGTCTTCGTCGTCGCCGACGGGATGGGCGGGCACGCCGCAGGAGAGGTGGCCAGCGGGATCGTCGTCGAGACGATGCGCGAGCTGGTCGGCCGGGACGGCCTCACCACCGCCGAGGTCACCGGCCAGGTCCTGCAGGCGAACGAACGCATCCTGGCCTCCGTCGCGGCCCACCCCGAGCAGCGGGGGATGGGCACCACCGCGACCGGCCTCGTCCTCGTCACCCACGAGGACCGCGCGCAGTGGGCGGTCTTCAACGTCGGGGACTCGCGGGCCTACCGGCTCCTGGGCGACGACCTCGGCCGGGTCACGGTCGACCACTCCGAGGTGCAGGAGCTCGTCGACGCGGGCATCATCACCGCCGCGGAGGCGCAGGTGCACCCGGCCCGTAACGTCGTCACCCGCTCCCTGGGTGCGCCGCTGGCGCACGACCCGGACCTCTGGGTGGTCCCCCTGACCCCGGGCGAGCGGTTCCTCGTGTGCAGTGACGGCCTGACGAACGAGGTCGCCGACGAGCAGGTGCGTGCGATCCTGCAGGCACACCCCGAGCCCCGCGACGCGGCGGACGAGCTCGTCCGTGCTGCCGTGGCCGCAGGGGGCAGGGACAATGTGAGCGTCGTCGTGGTCGCCCTCGACGACGCTGACGTCGACGCGGAACTCGCGGGCGACCGGTGA
- a CDS encoding FHA domain-containing protein produces METRTEGRDGWVEITREGVHVLAKGDDTLRERLTSALAADGDDPRADVLTDELTSGGVRRAPDFAIVDESDHRVLVRGAARVLLTADDGTTREVVAPARAPWIDEDLDEHTATAVLSTGEPEPVAAEPAPAEPTSTPESMAPAAVSPEMAPQGPPAAQAPSRPQFVEGHLVGARVAGTGDFGDADDASSPPDADDASGDDAAHARDDVAARRSGPSTGVLPVVGETADEEEPEPPRSSGRLVLPTGEVVELDRGVLIGRAPRASAGIGATGQPHLVRVASPDNEISRSHVEVYPEGSQVMVRDLGSTNGTTLSAPHGPSRRMSPGEPQQIEPGTTIRLAGQVAVVLGDED; encoded by the coding sequence ATGGAGACGAGGACCGAGGGCCGCGACGGCTGGGTCGAGATCACCCGGGAGGGCGTCCACGTCCTGGCGAAGGGGGATGACACCCTCCGCGAGCGCCTCACCTCGGCCCTCGCGGCCGACGGCGACGACCCCCGTGCTGACGTGCTGACCGACGAGCTGACGAGCGGTGGCGTGCGCCGGGCCCCGGACTTCGCGATCGTCGACGAGAGCGATCACCGCGTCCTCGTGCGCGGCGCGGCCCGGGTGCTGCTCACCGCTGACGACGGGACCACCCGTGAGGTCGTCGCGCCTGCCCGGGCACCGTGGATCGACGAGGACCTCGACGAGCACACCGCGACTGCCGTGCTCTCCACCGGGGAGCCGGAGCCCGTTGCGGCGGAGCCGGCGCCGGCGGAGCCCACCTCGACCCCCGAGTCGATGGCCCCGGCCGCCGTCTCCCCGGAGATGGCGCCGCAAGGCCCCCCCGCGGCGCAGGCACCGAGCCGTCCGCAGTTCGTCGAGGGGCATCTCGTGGGTGCCCGGGTCGCCGGGACAGGTGACTTCGGTGACGCCGATGATGCGTCTTCTCCCCCTGACGCCGATGATGCCTCCGGCGACGACGCCGCCCACGCCAGGGACGACGTGGCCGCTCGCCGGTCGGGCCCGTCGACGGGTGTCCTGCCGGTCGTGGGTGAGACGGCGGACGAGGAGGAGCCGGAGCCGCCGCGGTCATCCGGGCGGCTCGTCCTCCCGACCGGAGAGGTCGTCGAGCTCGACCGTGGTGTCCTGATCGGTCGGGCCCCGCGGGCGAGCGCCGGTATCGGCGCCACCGGCCAGCCGCACCTCGTGCGGGTCGCCAGCCCCGACAACGAGATCTCCCGCAGCCACGTCGAGGTGTATCCGGAGGGCTCGCAGGTCATGGTCCGCGACCTCGGCTCGACGAACGGCACGACGCTGAGCGCTCCCCACGGGCCGTCGCGACGGATGTCTCCGGGCGAGCCGCAGCAGATCGAGCCCGGGACGACGATCCGCCTCGCCGGTCAGGTCGCGGTGGTCCTCGGCGACGAGGACTGA
- a CDS encoding biotin/lipoyl-binding carrier protein, whose translation MGHRIESELVANVISVHVTEGQTVAAGDELVLLESMKMEIPVLTEGPGRIAEVKVTAGDVVQEGEVLVVIDD comes from the coding sequence ATGGGTCACAGGATCGAGTCCGAGCTCGTCGCGAACGTCATCTCCGTGCACGTCACCGAGGGGCAGACGGTCGCCGCCGGCGACGAGCTGGTGCTCCTGGAGTCGATGAAGATGGAGATCCCCGTCCTCACCGAGGGCCCCGGCCGGATCGCCGAGGTCAAGGTCACCGCCGGCGACGTCGTCCAGGAGGGCGAGGTCCTCGTCGTCATCGACGACTGA
- a CDS encoding CCA tRNA nucleotidyltransferase, whose product MSTPALPPEVLRAAVAQLAPVIPLLTELGTAFAKGGHELALVGGPVRDAFLSRTSGDLDFTTSAAPEESERILAAWGDATWDMGREFGTIGARRGDMVVEVTTYRADAYDGETRKPVVAFGDNLEDDLVRRDFTVNAMALRLPDLELVDPHGGLLDLAAGRLRTPSTPEVSFTDDPLRMMRAARFVSQLGLVPAPEVTAAMTEAAATLDIVSAERIRDELVKLVLGADPVAGLRLLVETGLADHMLPELPALRLEIDEHHRHKDVYEHSLTVLQQAIDLEGAADPGPDREDEHPVPGPDLVLRLAALLHDVGKPRTRRFEPGGGVSFHHHDVVGAKLTAKRMKALRFDKDTTKQVARLVELHLRFHGYRDGQWTDSAVRRYVTDAGPLLQRLHRLTRADCTTRNQRKAARLARAYDDLEERIERLLEQEELDAVRPELDGNEIGAVLGIPPGPEIGQAYRYLLQVRLDEGPIGKDAATDRLRAWWAERG is encoded by the coding sequence ATGTCCACCCCTGCTCTTCCCCCCGAGGTCCTGCGCGCCGCGGTGGCTCAGCTGGCCCCGGTGATCCCGCTGCTGACCGAGCTCGGCACGGCATTTGCGAAGGGGGGACACGAGCTGGCCCTCGTCGGTGGCCCGGTCCGTGACGCCTTCCTCTCCCGCACGAGCGGGGACCTCGACTTCACCACGTCGGCGGCACCGGAGGAGAGCGAGCGGATCCTCGCCGCATGGGGCGATGCCACCTGGGACATGGGTCGGGAGTTCGGCACGATCGGCGCCCGCCGGGGCGACATGGTCGTCGAGGTCACCACCTACCGCGCCGACGCGTACGATGGGGAAACCCGCAAGCCGGTCGTCGCCTTCGGCGACAACCTCGAGGACGACCTCGTCCGGCGCGACTTCACCGTCAACGCGATGGCGCTGCGCCTGCCCGACCTCGAGCTCGTCGACCCGCACGGGGGCCTGCTCGACCTCGCGGCCGGGCGGTTGCGCACGCCGTCCACGCCCGAGGTCTCCTTCACCGATGACCCGCTGCGGATGATGCGGGCGGCGCGATTCGTCTCCCAGCTCGGGCTCGTTCCTGCCCCCGAGGTGACCGCAGCCATGACCGAGGCCGCCGCGACCCTGGACATCGTCTCCGCGGAGCGGATCCGGGACGAGCTGGTCAAGCTCGTGCTCGGTGCGGACCCGGTCGCCGGGCTGCGCCTGCTCGTCGAGACCGGGCTGGCCGACCACATGCTCCCCGAGCTGCCCGCACTGCGTCTGGAGATCGACGAACACCACCGGCACAAGGACGTCTACGAGCACTCGCTGACGGTGCTGCAGCAGGCGATCGACCTGGAAGGCGCTGCGGACCCGGGCCCAGATCGGGAGGACGAGCACCCGGTGCCCGGCCCGGACCTCGTGCTGCGACTGGCCGCCCTGCTCCACGACGTGGGGAAGCCACGGACCCGGCGCTTCGAGCCCGGCGGCGGGGTCTCCTTCCACCACCACGATGTCGTCGGTGCGAAGCTGACCGCCAAGCGGATGAAGGCGCTGCGCTTCGACAAGGACACGACCAAGCAAGTCGCCCGTCTGGTCGAGCTTCACCTGCGCTTCCACGGGTACCGCGACGGCCAGTGGACCGACTCGGCCGTGCGGCGCTACGTCACCGACGCGGGCCCCCTCCTGCAGCGGCTGCACCGGCTGACCCGGGCGGACTGCACCACGCGCAACCAGCGAAAGGCCGCCCGTCTGGCCCGCGCCTACGACGACCTGGAGGAGCGGATCGAGCGCCTGCTGGAGCAGGAGGAGCTCGACGCCGTGCGACCCGAGCTCGACGGCAACGAGATCGGCGCGGTCCTCGGGATCCCGCCCGGCCCCGAGATCGGGCAGGCCTACCGCTACCTCCTGCAGGTCCGCCTCGACGAGGGCCCCATCGGCAAGGACGCCGCGACCGATCGACTGCGCGCGTGGTGGGCCGAGCGGGGCTGA